A window of Methanosphaera sp. WGK6 contains these coding sequences:
- a CDS encoding aspartate kinase, with protein MGIVVAKFGGTSVGTGERIKKAANSVVNEYMQGNQVVVVVSAINKTTDESIKLVNESIGDTVTEKQLAGILAMGEMQSVRIMAATIESLGVKAEYIDPFSEKWPVITDSNYLNAKIDKKKTAQQAKEHIVKLLNQGIIPVVCGFLGRDLEGVVTTLGRGGSDVSAFLLGHCIGADEVIIVTDVKGVMSTDPRKLNTARKLDKITVEEMIDLANYGAQVLHPNALRYKDPNIKAKIISFEYGDLRVQGTDIIGPSHSEEDVITITKLEEKLSVLAVVGEDLMNKQGIIANVTEKVSENNLSIYGISTGESSITLFFSEKDAEKAHEVLHDLVIRGDRLSSISLGQKIAMISVVSHDFIDTPGIITSITKPLHENNINIVELSSSQTAVVVFVDWDDGDKAHKLIKETLQ; from the coding sequence ATGGGAATAGTTGTGGCGAAATTTGGTGGAACATCAGTAGGTACTGGTGAAAGAATTAAAAAAGCAGCAAATTCAGTTGTTAATGAATACATGCAAGGAAATCAAGTAGTAGTAGTAGTTTCTGCAATTAATAAGACTACTGATGAATCTATAAAATTAGTAAATGAATCCATAGGTGATACAGTAACAGAAAAACAATTAGCAGGTATTCTAGCTATGGGTGAAATGCAAAGTGTACGTATAATGGCAGCAACAATTGAATCATTAGGTGTTAAAGCAGAATACATTGATCCATTTAGTGAAAAATGGCCAGTAATTACAGATAGTAATTATTTAAATGCAAAAATTGATAAGAAAAAGACAGCACAACAAGCAAAAGAACACATAGTAAAATTATTAAATCAAGGTATTATACCAGTAGTCTGCGGATTCCTTGGAAGAGACCTTGAAGGTGTAGTAACTACCCTGGGTAGGGGTGGAAGTGATGTATCTGCATTTTTATTAGGGCATTGTATAGGTGCTGATGAGGTTATAATAGTCACTGATGTAAAGGGTGTAATGTCTACTGATCCACGTAAATTAAACACAGCTAGAAAATTAGATAAAATTACTGTAGAAGAAATGATTGACTTAGCAAATTATGGAGCACAAGTACTTCATCCTAATGCATTAAGATATAAGGATCCAAATATAAAAGCGAAGATAATTAGTTTTGAATATGGTGATTTAAGAGTACAGGGGACTGATATTATAGGACCGTCTCATTCAGAAGAAGATGTTATAACTATAACAAAATTAGAAGAAAAATTATCAGTATTAGCTGTTGTTGGCGAAGATTTAATGAATAAACAAGGTATAATTGCTAATGTTACAGAAAAGGTATCTGAAAATAATTTAAGTATTTATGGAATATCTACTGGTGAGAGTTCTATAACCTTATTCTTCAGTGAAAAGGATGCAGAAAAAGCTCATGAAGTATTGCATGATTTAGTTATACGAGGCGATAGATTAAGTTCAATATCTTTAGGACAGAAAATTGCAATGATTTCAGTAGTAAGTCATGATTTTATTGATACTCCAGGCATAATAACAAGCATAACAAAACCATTACATGAAAATAATATTAATATAGTTGAATTATCATCTAGTCAAACAGCAGTTGTAGTATTTGTTGACTGGGATGATGGTGATAAAGCACATAAATTAATTAAGGAGACTTTACAATGA
- a CDS encoding phosphatase PAP2 family protein → MFSILYSWDIKLLELVNLSFHNFFLNNLALIITYFGVLDTGLFIALILYLFGNEKEKRVAKILVVTLLLTFVFTQIIKYIILRPRPYQDLSSLIVLSRGTDPSFPSGHTAMASALAFTLGRNYGYLGFFMILPILVALSRLYLGVHYPSDVFVGFLLGIIVSYLCEYLFKNTKIMNFIKNSRKTLKV, encoded by the coding sequence ATGTTTTCTATTTTATATTCTTGGGATATAAAACTCTTAGAACTTGTTAATTTATCTTTTCATAATTTTTTCTTAAATAATCTAGCTTTAATTATAACATATTTTGGAGTATTAGATACTGGGCTTTTCATTGCCTTAATTTTATATTTGTTTGGTAATGAAAAAGAAAAAAGAGTGGCTAAAATATTAGTAGTAACTTTATTATTAACATTTGTTTTTACACAAATTATTAAGTATATTATTTTACGACCTAGGCCTTATCAGGATTTATCTTCATTAATTGTTCTTAGTAGAGGTACGGATCCTTCTTTTCCATCAGGTCATACTGCAATGGCTAGTGCTTTAGCATTTACATTAGGTCGAAATTATGGGTATTTGGGATTTTTTATGATATTACCTATATTAGTTGCATTATCTAGGTTATATTTAGGTGTACATTATCCTTCAGATGTGTTTGTTGGCTTTTTATTAGGAATAATTGTATCTTATTTATGCGAATACTTATTTAAAAATACAAAAATTATGAATTTTATTAAAAATAGTAGAAAAACTTTAAAAGTTTAA
- the dapB gene encoding 4-hydroxy-tetrahydrodipicolinate reductase, with translation MIKVAVTGCAGNMGSKIVKTVQSQENMEVVMGIEIPNSQLAGKDLGEQIGLGTMGVKIIGSQDLKAELEKVQPDVLVDFTIASAAVETVKICAECGVNVVVGTTGLTDEQLEVMHTAIKENNVKAVISPNMATGVNVFFEIVGQVAKILGQEYDVEIIEAHHHNKQDSPSGTAKRAAEIVAENLDLNLKETACYGREGMVGKRPKDEIGIHAVRGGDIVGDHTVMFAGDGERIEVIHRASTRQAFVNGVIRAINYQNDKQDKNIADMFDVLGL, from the coding sequence ATGATAAAAGTAGCAGTAACTGGCTGTGCTGGAAATATGGGTTCTAAAATTGTTAAAACAGTACAATCACAAGAAAATATGGAAGTAGTAATGGGAATAGAAATACCTAATTCTCAATTAGCGGGTAAAGATTTAGGAGAACAGATAGGTCTTGGAACTATGGGTGTAAAAATAATTGGTTCACAAGATTTAAAAGCAGAATTAGAAAAAGTTCAACCTGATGTATTAGTGGATTTTACAATAGCTTCAGCAGCAGTAGAAACAGTTAAAATATGTGCTGAATGTGGAGTAAATGTTGTAGTTGGAACTACTGGTTTAACTGATGAACAATTAGAAGTAATGCACACAGCAATTAAAGAAAATAATGTAAAAGCAGTTATTTCACCTAATATGGCTACAGGAGTAAATGTATTTTTTGAAATAGTAGGGCAAGTTGCAAAAATATTAGGTCAGGAATATGATGTAGAAATTATTGAGGCACATCATCATAATAAACAAGATTCCCCATCCGGAACAGCTAAAAGAGCAGCAGAAATTGTAGCAGAAAATCTTGATTTAAATCTTAAAGAAACAGCATGTTATGGAAGGGAAGGTATGGTTGGGAAACGTCCAAAAGATGAAATTGGAATCCATGCTGTACGTGGTGGAGATATAGTTGGTGATCATACGGTTATGTTTGCTGGTGATGGTGAAAGAATAGAAGTTATTCACAGAGCTTCAACAAGACAAGCATTTGTTAATGGAGTTATACGAGCTATTAATTATCAAAATGATAAACAAGACAAAAACATTGCAGACATGTTTGATGTATTAGGATTATAA
- the asd gene encoding aspartate-semialdehyde dehydrogenase, with the protein MVRNVCVLGATGMVGQRFIQLLSQIPDFNIVNVAASEKSAGKRYEDAVTWHQTTPIPEEVRDMKIVNTDPNEISDDVDFVFASLPAQLAEPVEAAFAEKFIVASNASVNRMKENIPLVIPEVNPEHLEMMETQKDVMGWDGCIVTNPNCSTIALTLTLKPLFDKYTFKRVSVTTMQAVSGAGYNGVPSMGILDNIIPFIGGEEEKMQSETLHLLGKVNGGLVEKANFPLSASCNRVGVVDGHTESVAIEFEDDDLTVEDIEKTMSTFKGIPQKEELSFAPEQPVIVRKETDRPQPRMDRDAGHGMSVSVGRVREDVFENSFKYSLVGHNTIRGAAGASILNAQLISKLYL; encoded by the coding sequence ATGGTAAGAAATGTATGTGTGTTAGGTGCAACAGGAATGGTGGGGCAACGTTTTATACAATTATTATCCCAAATTCCTGATTTCAATATAGTAAATGTTGCTGCTTCAGAAAAATCTGCAGGTAAACGATATGAAGATGCTGTAACATGGCATCAAACAACTCCAATACCTGAAGAAGTAAGGGATATGAAAATAGTAAATACTGATCCTAATGAGATAAGTGATGATGTAGATTTTGTATTTGCTTCTTTACCTGCACAATTAGCAGAACCTGTAGAGGCTGCTTTTGCAGAAAAATTTATTGTTGCATCAAATGCTAGTGTTAATCGTATGAAAGAAAATATTCCTTTAGTTATTCCAGAGGTAAATCCTGAACATCTTGAAATGATGGAAACACAGAAAGATGTCATGGGATGGGATGGATGTATTGTAACAAATCCAAATTGTTCAACAATTGCATTAACTTTAACTTTAAAACCATTATTTGATAAATATACATTTAAACGTGTATCTGTTACTACAATGCAAGCAGTAAGTGGTGCTGGCTATAATGGTGTTCCATCAATGGGTATTCTTGATAATATTATTCCTTTTATTGGTGGTGAGGAAGAAAAAATGCAATCTGAAACATTACATTTACTTGGAAAAGTTAATGGGGGGCTTGTAGAAAAAGCAAATTTCCCACTTAGTGCTTCCTGTAATAGAGTAGGTGTTGTTGATGGTCATACTGAATCTGTTGCAATAGAATTTGAAGATGATGATTTAACAGTAGAGGATATAGAAAAAACAATGTCTACATTTAAAGGAATACCTCAAAAAGAAGAATTATCATTTGCACCAGAACAACCAGTCATTGTTAGAAAAGAAACTGATAGACCACAACCTCGTATGGATAGGGATGCAGGTCATGGAATGAGTGTATCTGTAGGAAGAGTACGTGAAGATGTATTCGAAAACAGTTTTAAATATTCATTAGTTGGTCATAATACTATTCGTGGAGCTGCAGGAGCTTCAATTTTAAATGCTCAACTAATTTCAAAATTATATTTATAA
- the dapA gene encoding 4-hydroxy-tetrahydrodipicolinate synthase has product MNLDGTHVAMITPFDKNNNIDEEKYRSFIDFLIAGGVSGIVAAGTTGESATLTHSEHQKVIDIMVDQADGRVTTIAGAGSNATSEALDLVKYSEDAGADSALVITPYYNKPQQSGLYNHFKFLNDSTNIPIIAYNVPSRTGVDLSVDTITDLAKLDNIVAIKEANPDLNRLAHLFSLLDKNNLLDNFSVLSGNDSLILPMIAQGSRGVISVVANILPDKTSDLVNSALNGNYTKAQSLSNELFNIMDVLFIEASPAPTKRALKLMGNDVGGLRMPINEMSDENEVILKKALKEHNLI; this is encoded by the coding sequence ATGAATTTAGATGGAACACATGTTGCTATGATAACACCTTTTGATAAAAATAATAATATTGATGAAGAAAAATATAGAAGTTTCATTGATTTTTTAATAGCAGGTGGAGTTAGCGGTATTGTTGCTGCAGGAACAACTGGTGAATCTGCAACATTAACTCATTCTGAACATCAAAAAGTAATTGATATAATGGTAGATCAAGCAGATGGTAGAGTTACAACAATAGCTGGTGCAGGAAGTAATGCTACATCAGAAGCATTAGATTTAGTAAAATACTCTGAAGATGCAGGAGCAGACAGTGCATTAGTTATAACACCATACTATAATAAACCTCAACAAAGTGGGTTATATAATCATTTCAAATTCCTAAATGATTCTACAAATATACCTATAATTGCATATAATGTACCTTCAAGAACAGGAGTTGATTTATCAGTAGATACAATTACGGATTTAGCAAAATTAGATAATATAGTTGCAATTAAAGAAGCAAATCCTGATTTAAATAGATTAGCTCATTTATTCAGTTTACTTGATAAAAATAATTTACTAGATAACTTTTCAGTATTATCTGGTAATGATTCATTAATATTGCCTATGATTGCTCAAGGATCTAGAGGAGTAATCAGTGTAGTTGCAAATATCTTACCTGATAAAACATCTGATTTAGTAAATAGTGCATTAAATGGAAATTATACTAAAGCACAATCTTTATCAAATGAATTATTTAATATAATGGATGTATTATTCATAGAAGCAAGTCCTGCACCAACAAAAAGAGCATTAAAATTAATGGGTAATGATGTGGGCGGATTAAGAATGCCAATTAATGAAATGAGTGATGAAAACGAAGTAATTCTTAAAAAAGCTTTAAAAGAACATAATTTAATATAA